A region from the Bactrocera dorsalis isolate Fly_Bdor chromosome 1, ASM2337382v1, whole genome shotgun sequence genome encodes:
- the LOC125775795 gene encoding uncharacterized protein LOC125775795: MVFAVKSLLAIAVIASVACSVFAVHCYICNSDTNPKCGQKFEASDDMKYDCARVSPPRFLQNFINVHNATGCMRKVLDTPGHHHVIRGCFYGDVSNTLAGCQADPSLPPVKQLSCDVCSGNLCNGSSATAPITAAIVLFFALARMLS, translated from the exons ATGGTTTTTGCTGTAAAATCATTGTTGGCTATTGCCGTTATCGCCAGTGTTGCCTGTTCAG TCTTTGCCGTACATTGCTATATCTGCAACTCGGACACCAATCCCAAGTGCGGTCAGAAATTCGAGGCAAGCGATGACATGAAATACGATTGCGCACGCGTATCGCCGCCACGCTTCCTGCAGAACTTCATCAACGTGCACAATGCCACCGGCTGCATGAGGAAGGTGCTCGACA CTCCCGGACATCATCATGTTATCCGTGGCTGTTTCTACGGCGATGTTTCAAATACGCTAGCCGGCTGTCAAGCCGATCCCTCTTTGCCACCCGTGAAGCAGTTGTCGTGCGATGTTTGCAGCGGCAATCTCTGCAATGGCTCCAGCGCCACAGCCCCCATAACCGCCGCCATTGTACTTTTCTTCGCATTGGCACGTATGCTGTCCTAA